The following are from one region of the Carnobacterium gallinarum DSM 4847 genome:
- a CDS encoding TIGR04197 family type VII secretion effector, whose translation MEQLKSDLGGASQKATALKNATNTLIQPVVITEDTQTTVTGNTNGQVAIKSAQDKAKQIANAVVKASSNIQSIAKEFEALDEQIGQNPPKPLGDYVNG comes from the coding sequence ATGGAACAATTAAAAAGTGATTTAGGCGGTGCTAGCCAAAAAGCAACGGCTCTAAAAAATGCAACAAATACCCTAATTCAACCAGTTGTTATAACAGAGGATACACAAACAACGGTTACTGGAAATACAAATGGACAAGTAGCTATTAAATCGGCGCAAGACAAAGCAAAACAAATAGCCAACGCGGTTGTAAAAGCTTCAAGTAATATTCAAAGTATTGCCAAAGAATTTGAAGCACTGGATGAGCAGATAGGTCAAAATCCACCTAAACCATTAGGAGATTATGTAAATGGATAA